One Succinivibrio dextrinosolvens DNA window includes the following coding sequences:
- the lepB gene encoding signal peptidase I — protein MNVIFENLFSWILFVLTIVTGIAYFYDYKFTRPKRLASVDKARKETAGNLNSKLEKEMLEPKDIIGQTGSLFFVILFVFVFRAFIIEPFRIPSGSMLPTLQDGDFIAVSKWSYGIRNPLTNSILINTSTPQRGDVIVFKYPEDKNVDFIKRVVGLPGDIVIYQNKNIYILKAGSDKDAIPEQVSTKLIETLEEEISGIGLADKYEVYEEQLGDISHRMRLNTNAPMMSQYFYKQENTPVGMWRVPDNCYFVMGDNRDNSKDSRFWGFVPMENIKGKTLGIWLSFDFKHDSSSSMPEWLPSAVRFDRIGGLK, from the coding sequence ATGAACGTTATTTTTGAAAATCTATTTTCATGGATTTTATTTGTTTTAACCATTGTGACTGGTATTGCATATTTTTATGATTATAAGTTTACCAGACCAAAGCGTTTGGCAAGTGTGGATAAGGCAAGAAAAGAGACTGCCGGTAATCTGAATTCAAAGCTCGAGAAGGAGATGCTAGAACCAAAGGATATTATTGGTCAGACTGGTTCTCTTTTCTTTGTGATCCTGTTTGTATTTGTTTTCAGAGCGTTCATTATTGAGCCTTTCAGAATCCCTTCTGGCTCAATGCTACCAACTCTTCAGGACGGTGATTTTATCGCTGTAAGCAAGTGGAGCTACGGAATCAGAAACCCTCTAACAAATTCAATTCTGATTAACACATCAACTCCGCAGAGAGGAGATGTAATCGTCTTCAAGTATCCTGAAGACAAAAATGTAGACTTTATCAAGCGCGTAGTTGGTCTTCCTGGAGATATAGTTATTTATCAGAACAAGAATATCTATATTTTAAAGGCAGGTTCAGACAAGGATGCTATCCCTGAACAGGTTTCAACAAAGCTTATAGAGACTCTTGAAGAGGAAATCTCCGGAATTGGTCTTGCTGATAAATATGAGGTATATGAGGAGCAGCTAGGGGATATTTCCCACAGAATGAGATTAAATACCAACGCTCCAATGATGTCTCAGTATTTTTATAAACAAGAAAATACCCCTGTCGGAATGTGGAGAGTTCCTGACAACTGTTACTTTGTTATGGGAGACAACCGTGATAACAGCAAAGACAGCCGTTTCTGGGGATTTGTCCCAATGGAGAATATAAAGGGAAAGACCTTAGGAATCTGGTTGTCCTTTGATTTTAAACACGATTCCTCAAGCTCAATGCCTGAGTGGCTCCCATCTGCAGTTCGTTTTGACAGAATTGGTGGTTTGAAATAA
- the lepA gene encoding translation elongation factor 4: MAEVFDRSLVRNFSVIAHIDHGKSTLSDRFIQMCGGLTDREMTSQVLDNMDIERERGITIKAQAVTLKYKARDGKTYELNFIDTPGHVDFSYEVSRSLFACEGALLVVDASQGVEAQTLANCYQAVNLDLEVIPVLNKIDLPSADPQRAIDEIEDLIGIEAQDACTCSAKTGVGVQDVLERIVTQIPAPAGDPDAPLQALIIDSYFDDYLGVIALVRVKNGTLRRGDKIKVMSQGVAWEVEGLGISTPKRVKVDVLNCGEVGWVVCDIKSVHAAPVGDTITHVKNSAVEPLPGFMKVKPQVYAGMFPVDTEDYDAFRDALDKLSLNDASLFFEPENSKALGFGFRCGFLGMLHMEIIQERLEREYNLNLITTAPTVVYEILQTDGEIIHIDSPASLPPISNIAEIREPIAECRMLMPSEYVGSIMKICQEKRGIQTGLVYHGDQVALTYEIPMSEVVLDFFDRLKSASRGYASLDYGFKRFNCDDLVRMDILIAGERVDALAIILHRSVAQSRGRAVVEKMKEVIPRQMFDIAIQAAIGSQIIARCTVKALRKDVLAKCYGGDITRKRKLLEKQKAGKKRMKQLGRVEVPQDAFLAILKVGKE, from the coding sequence ATGGCAGAAGTTTTTGATCGTAGCCTTGTAAGAAATTTTTCAGTTATTGCCCACATTGATCATGGTAAATCAACCTTATCTGACAGATTTATTCAGATGTGCGGTGGTCTGACTGACAGAGAAATGACTTCTCAGGTCCTTGATAATATGGACATTGAGCGCGAACGTGGTATTACCATTAAGGCTCAGGCTGTTACTCTGAAGTATAAGGCCAGAGATGGAAAAACCTATGAGCTTAACTTTATTGATACACCTGGCCACGTAGACTTTTCATACGAGGTTTCACGTTCACTGTTTGCCTGTGAAGGTGCGCTTTTAGTTGTGGATGCCAGTCAGGGCGTTGAGGCTCAGACTCTTGCCAACTGTTATCAGGCTGTAAATCTCGATCTTGAAGTTATTCCTGTTTTAAATAAGATTGACCTTCCATCGGCTGATCCTCAGAGAGCAATCGATGAGATTGAAGATCTGATTGGTATTGAAGCTCAGGATGCATGTACCTGTTCTGCAAAGACCGGTGTCGGTGTTCAGGACGTATTAGAAAGAATTGTAACTCAGATCCCTGCTCCTGCCGGAGACCCAGACGCTCCTCTTCAGGCTCTGATTATTGACTCTTATTTTGATGATTACCTTGGTGTGATTGCACTGGTTCGTGTTAAAAACGGAACATTGCGCAGAGGCGATAAGATCAAGGTGATGTCTCAAGGCGTCGCCTGGGAAGTTGAAGGACTTGGTATTTCAACTCCAAAGCGAGTAAAGGTTGATGTACTTAACTGTGGTGAAGTAGGCTGGGTTGTTTGTGATATTAAATCCGTTCATGCTGCTCCAGTAGGAGATACCATAACACACGTAAAGAATAGTGCTGTTGAACCTTTACCTGGATTTATGAAGGTTAAGCCTCAGGTATATGCAGGAATGTTCCCTGTTGATACTGAGGATTATGATGCTTTCAGAGATGCTCTGGATAAACTGTCTCTAAATGATGCTTCACTGTTTTTTGAACCTGAAAATTCAAAAGCTCTAGGCTTTGGTTTCCGCTGTGGTTTTCTCGGTATGCTGCATATGGAGATCATTCAGGAGCGTTTAGAGCGTGAATACAATCTGAACCTAATTACAACAGCTCCAACTGTAGTGTATGAAATCCTGCAGACTGACGGTGAGATTATTCACATTGATTCTCCTGCATCTCTGCCTCCTATTTCCAATATTGCAGAAATCAGAGAGCCTATTGCCGAGTGCAGAATGCTGATGCCATCTGAGTATGTCGGTTCAATCATGAAGATCTGTCAGGAAAAGAGAGGTATTCAGACGGGGCTAGTTTACCATGGTGATCAGGTGGCTCTAACCTACGAGATCCCTATGTCGGAAGTAGTCCTTGATTTCTTTGACCGCTTAAAATCAGCCTCAAGAGGTTACGCTTCCTTGGACTATGGATTCAAGCGTTTCAATTGTGATGATCTGGTTAGAATGGATATTCTTATTGCGGGCGAAAGAGTTGATGCTCTGGCTATTATCCTGCACCGTTCTGTTGCTCAGTCACGAGGCAGAGCTGTGGTAGAGAAAATGAAGGAAGTAATTCCTCGTCAGATGTTTGATATTGCAATTCAGGCTGCTATCGGCTCTCAGATTATTGCTCGCTGTACTGTAAAAGCTCTCAGAAAGGATGTTCTTGCAAAGTGCTATGGTGGTGATATTACCCGTAAGCGTAAGCTTCTTGAAAAACAGAAAGCAGGAAAGAAGCGAATGAAACAGCTTGGTAGAGTTGAAGTTCCACAGGATGCCTTCCTGGCAATTCTAAAGGTTGGTAAAGAATAA
- a CDS encoding MucB/RseB C-terminal domain-containing protein → MKRFIQITAGALCTAVFLFVNTASATEGEQCELDFNSLKDTYVNSNIEATVIQSAQTEMEPLSLIHLNKNGIPYTTWKSLNNEVSGYSIRKNKGFDYNQNRGFVGPLIWHQTLIWDKIFSNESNLRGYDCSILGRTRLAGRKVTVLRLSPVDEIRYGFIVSKDADTNLPVELAVISPNQSIVAKFTVTAVHSTAALNLSFPDETFDRIEKMSSAEESSTPVVWPELVIPANFSIKRQGEEDSSEGDKISYQIFSDGIVEFKVYKNSKSSMNIVSATDGTLSVMRKNSKHNEYAVVGEIPLDLCSLILSKISESR, encoded by the coding sequence ATGAAAAGATTTATTCAAATAACCGCAGGAGCTTTGTGTACTGCGGTTTTTTTATTTGTGAATACCGCCTCTGCTACAGAGGGAGAGCAGTGTGAGCTCGATTTTAATTCCCTAAAGGATACCTATGTAAACTCAAACATAGAGGCAACTGTAATTCAGTCAGCTCAGACTGAAATGGAACCTCTGTCTCTTATTCATCTAAACAAAAACGGTATTCCTTATACTACCTGGAAATCTTTGAATAATGAGGTTTCTGGTTATTCAATTAGAAAAAATAAGGGATTTGATTATAATCAGAACCGCGGTTTTGTCGGACCTTTGATTTGGCATCAGACTCTGATCTGGGATAAGATTTTTTCTAATGAATCCAATCTTAGAGGATATGACTGCAGTATTCTTGGCAGAACCCGTTTAGCAGGAAGAAAAGTTACTGTATTAAGACTGTCTCCTGTGGATGAAATTCGATATGGCTTTATAGTTTCAAAGGATGCTGATACCAACCTTCCGGTTGAACTTGCCGTGATATCTCCTAATCAGTCTATTGTTGCAAAATTTACTGTTACTGCTGTTCATTCAACCGCAGCTCTAAATCTGTCTTTCCCTGATGAAACCTTTGATAGAATTGAGAAAATGTCCTCTGCTGAGGAAAGCTCTACTCCAGTTGTTTGGCCTGAACTTGTAATTCCAGCTAATTTCTCCATAAAAAGGCAGGGGGAAGAGGATTCTTCCGAAGGAGATAAGATTTCCTATCAGATTTTCTCTGACGGAATTGTAGAATTCAAGGTCTATAAAAACAGCAAATCTTCTATGAATATTGTTTCTGCAACAGACGGAACCCTTTCTGTTATGAGAAAAAACAGTAAACATAATGAGTATGCTGTAGTTGGAGAAATTCCTTTAGATCTGTGCTCTCTGATTCTTTCAAAAATCTCCGAATCCAGATAA
- a CDS encoding sigma-E factor negative regulatory protein, giving the protein MMNFQNVDKEELKSALYDGENLPEGKLEFSENDVEHLQNWSLIGATLRNEMPDNTLKSDFASSVMNRIKDENITPDLVDQSEVENGAYHSFKNVFKKVSFGIAQMAIAASVAAVTIIGYQTYNAEGTVSSEVSAASTIGAIGTANLASYQTNRKASNEIKLNQEKSEKESASANNIELKKQQKLEVERINNYIKGYVLDTASNN; this is encoded by the coding sequence ATGATGAATTTTCAGAATGTTGACAAAGAAGAGTTAAAGTCTGCTTTGTATGACGGAGAGAATTTACCAGAAGGAAAACTAGAATTTTCTGAGAACGATGTTGAACATCTTCAGAACTGGTCTCTGATAGGTGCAACTCTCAGAAATGAGATGCCTGACAATACTCTTAAGTCAGATTTTGCCTCATCTGTAATGAATAGAATCAAGGATGAGAATATTACCCCTGATCTTGTAGATCAGTCCGAAGTCGAAAATGGAGCCTACCATTCATTTAAGAATGTATTTAAGAAGGTTTCCTTCGGTATTGCCCAGATGGCAATTGCAGCTTCAGTTGCAGCTGTTACCATTATTGGATATCAGACCTATAATGCAGAGGGCACCGTTTCAAGTGAAGTTTCTGCAGCATCAACTATCGGTGCTATTGGAACTGCAAATCTGGCAAGCTATCAGACCAACCGTAAAGCATCAAATGAGATAAAGCTTAATCAGGAGAAGTCTGAGAAGGAAAGTGCCTCAGCTAATAATATTGAGCTTAAGAAACAACAAAAACTTGAAGTTGAACGTATAAATAATTACATTAAAGGATATGTACTGGATACAGCTTCAAATAATTAG
- the rpoE gene encoding RNA polymerase sigma factor RpoE: MASDENLQKASSDEAIVKRVQQGDVSAYNILVIKYQHKVAQIISKFVGNSADVNDVAQEAFIKAYKAINNFRGESSFYTWLYRIVVNAAKTYLESNSKRKNHIDVDSEEFQSIDSQGVLTSRESPDKIIESQELQQVILSAMNELPEELRQAIMLREVEGMTYEDMADLLQIPIGTVRSRIFRARQFIEERMSKFAGK; this comes from the coding sequence ATGGCATCCGATGAAAATCTGCAAAAAGCCTCAAGTGATGAGGCAATTGTTAAGCGGGTGCAGCAGGGAGATGTTAGTGCCTACAACATTCTGGTAATTAAATACCAGCACAAGGTTGCTCAGATTATTTCCAAGTTTGTTGGAAATTCGGCGGATGTGAATGATGTTGCACAGGAAGCCTTTATTAAGGCGTACAAGGCAATTAACAATTTCCGTGGCGAAAGTTCGTTTTACACTTGGCTATACCGAATTGTAGTGAACGCTGCGAAGACTTATCTTGAGTCCAACAGCAAACGAAAGAATCATATAGATGTTGATTCAGAAGAATTTCAGTCAATTGATTCTCAAGGTGTTCTTACAAGCAGAGAGTCGCCAGATAAAATAATAGAATCGCAAGAATTACAGCAGGTGATATTAAGTGCGATGAATGAACTTCCTGAGGAGCTTAGACAGGCAATTATGCTAAGGGAAGTTGAAGGCATGACCTACGAGGATATGGCAGATTTGCTGCAGATCCCGATAGGAACTGTAAGATCAAGGATCTTCAGAGCCAGACAGTTCATCGAGGAAAGGATGTCTAAATTTGCTGGAAAGTAA
- the nadB gene encoding L-aspartate oxidase, giving the protein MNYTTDCLIIGSGAAGLTLALGLAEKTKVIVLSKETACAGSTNYAQGGIAGVYNIKDDDDSIAAHIKDTCIAGGYLCDEKTVEFVAKNAHDAIQWLIDSGVPFDLKEEKKGDDQSPYHLHREGGHSHRRIFHAEDHTGKSIQETLTALARKHPNITLLENHNAIDLVTTRKLGLAGNRVIGAYVLNNETSHVETICAKFIALCTGGASKVYQYTCNPEVSSGDGIAMAYRAGCRVANMEFNQFHPTTLYCDADRNFLLTEALRGEGAQLKRPDGTRFMQDYDERLELAPRDIVARAIDHEMKKLGADCMYLDISFKEPEFVKKHFPTIYERCLKVGIDITKQPIPIVPAAHFTCGGIMVDNNARTDIENLYAVGECAYTGLHGANRLASNSLLECVVYGKAAATHIMKHLSDAELAPVPDWDESQVTNSDEEVIITHNWHELRLTMWDYVGIVRTNKRLERAMHRIELLKKEVHEYYSNFRVTRNLLELRNLLDVAEIIVKSAMMRKESRGLHYNVDYPNQEEHSGPTILNP; this is encoded by the coding sequence ATGAACTATACAACAGACTGCCTTATTATTGGCAGCGGAGCTGCAGGACTAACCCTTGCATTGGGGCTTGCTGAAAAGACCAAAGTAATTGTTCTCTCAAAAGAAACAGCTTGTGCTGGATCAACAAATTATGCGCAAGGTGGTATTGCCGGAGTCTATAACATAAAAGATGATGACGACAGTATTGCTGCTCATATAAAGGATACCTGCATTGCCGGAGGATATCTCTGCGACGAAAAAACAGTCGAATTCGTGGCCAAGAATGCACACGATGCCATTCAATGGCTGATTGATTCTGGAGTTCCATTCGACCTGAAGGAAGAGAAGAAAGGTGACGACCAGTCTCCATACCATCTGCACAGAGAAGGCGGACATTCTCACAGAAGAATCTTCCACGCAGAGGATCATACCGGAAAATCTATTCAGGAAACCCTGACTGCGCTTGCAAGAAAACACCCAAACATCACTCTTCTGGAAAATCATAACGCTATTGATCTTGTAACCACCAGAAAACTGGGCCTTGCAGGAAACAGAGTTATCGGAGCATATGTCTTAAATAATGAAACCTCTCATGTTGAGACCATCTGTGCAAAATTCATCGCACTGTGTACAGGAGGCGCTTCAAAAGTCTACCAATACACCTGTAATCCAGAAGTATCCTCTGGAGATGGAATCGCCATGGCCTACAGAGCAGGGTGCCGTGTAGCAAATATGGAATTCAACCAGTTCCATCCAACCACCCTATACTGTGATGCTGACAGAAACTTCCTCCTGACAGAAGCATTACGTGGAGAGGGTGCTCAGCTGAAAAGACCAGACGGAACCAGATTTATGCAGGATTATGACGAGAGATTAGAGCTAGCTCCAAGAGATATTGTGGCCAGAGCAATCGATCACGAAATGAAAAAACTTGGCGCTGACTGCATGTACTTGGATATCTCCTTTAAGGAACCAGAGTTTGTTAAAAAGCATTTTCCAACAATCTATGAGCGTTGCTTAAAGGTTGGTATTGATATTACAAAGCAACCAATTCCAATTGTGCCAGCAGCTCACTTTACCTGTGGTGGAATCATGGTTGATAACAATGCACGAACTGATATAGAAAATCTGTATGCAGTCGGAGAATGTGCATACACCGGATTACATGGAGCAAACAGACTTGCATCTAATTCTCTGCTAGAGTGTGTAGTATACGGAAAAGCCGCTGCAACACATATTATGAAACATCTGTCAGATGCGGAGTTAGCGCCTGTTCCAGACTGGGATGAAAGTCAGGTAACAAACTCTGATGAGGAAGTTATCATCACCCACAACTGGCATGAGCTAAGACTTACCATGTGGGATTACGTCGGTATTGTCAGAACCAACAAAAGACTTGAAAGAGCAATGCACAGAATTGAACTTTTGAAAAAGGAAGTTCATGAGTATTACTCAAACTTCAGAGTAACCAGAAATCTTCTTGAACTGAGAAACCTTCTGGATGTTGCAGAGATCATCGTTAAATCTGCCATGATGAGAAAGGAATCTAGAGGTCTACATTACAATGTGGACTATCCAAATCAGGAAGAGCATTCAGGACCAACTATTCTGAATCCATAA